One genomic window of Nakamurella panacisegetis includes the following:
- a CDS encoding AraC family transcriptional regulator translates to MSRAEGFVGQRLQVLPYTVQRAALRRPGTRQLLVTACGVYPRAAGHGFTRDAGTPETVLLICSAGRGWVSAGGDLSPISSGQAVLLPPGPPHAYGADPTDPWTIWWLHLAGSAVPDLLAAARVSTAARVLMVGDIRQTVGLIDTIIDRTERDSTEHSLLGAAGAAWHVVALLAADHGRQSVKDSPIEAAVTYLRDHVAASVSVAALARRAGLSPSHFAARFRQEVGTTVGAFRTDLRMAAARHLLDTTTTPVADIAAAVGYPDAFYFSRRFRAVHGCTATAYRQQSKG, encoded by the coding sequence ATGTCACGGGCTGAAGGATTCGTCGGCCAGAGGCTTCAAGTCCTGCCGTATACGGTGCAGCGGGCCGCGTTGCGTCGCCCCGGGACCCGACAGCTACTGGTCACCGCCTGCGGGGTGTACCCACGGGCGGCCGGACATGGATTTACTCGGGACGCAGGGACGCCCGAGACCGTGTTGTTGATCTGTTCGGCCGGTCGGGGGTGGGTCTCGGCCGGCGGCGACCTGTCACCGATCTCCAGCGGCCAGGCGGTGCTGCTGCCGCCCGGCCCGCCCCACGCCTACGGCGCGGACCCGACCGATCCCTGGACGATTTGGTGGCTGCACCTTGCGGGGTCCGCCGTGCCGGATCTGCTTGCCGCTGCCCGTGTATCGACCGCTGCCCGCGTGCTGATGGTCGGCGACATCCGGCAAACGGTCGGTCTGATCGACACCATCATCGATCGAACGGAACGTGACAGTACTGAGCACAGCCTGCTCGGGGCAGCCGGGGCGGCCTGGCACGTCGTCGCCCTGCTGGCCGCCGACCACGGGCGCCAATCGGTCAAGGACTCACCGATCGAGGCCGCGGTGACCTACTTGCGCGACCACGTCGCGGCATCCGTCTCCGTCGCTGCATTGGCCCGCCGTGCCGGTCTGAGTCCTTCGCACTTCGCAGCCCGGTTCCGACAGGAAGTGGGCACCACGGTCGGTGCCTTCCGCACCGACCTGAGAATGGCCGCGGCCCGGCACCTGCTGGACACGACGACCACGCCCGTGGCCGACATCGCCGCAGCTGTCGGCTATCCCGACGCCTTCTATTTCTCGCGACGCTTCCGCGCTGTGCACGGCTGCACCGCCACCGCCTACCGACAGCAGTCCAAGGGCTGA
- a CDS encoding alpha/beta hydrolase produces MTSRHLVDPQLTDVLDAWPPLALTNESLPSIREQNRLEMISTRPVDPPFPDVTLAEHFIDGPAGAGALRILVISPRLQATAAPGLLWVHGGGYVMGSADQDSLQVQRLVSAVGCVAAVVDYRLAPETPHPGPIEDCLAALRWLHDAASTIGVDASRIGVAGESAGGGLAAALCLLNRDLQAVPVILQLLIYPMLDDRTVTHPDPHPYTGEFVWNADSNRFGWAALLGEEPGGQDISPYAAPARATDLSGLPPTYLDVGTLDLFFEEDVDYARRLVRAGVPTELHVYPGAFHGYPRAETSAAAIAHQAAVEAALRRGLSVG; encoded by the coding sequence ATGACATCTCGACACCTCGTCGATCCGCAGCTCACGGACGTCCTCGACGCGTGGCCGCCGCTGGCCCTGACCAACGAGTCGCTGCCGTCGATCCGCGAACAGAATCGGCTGGAGATGATCAGCACCCGGCCGGTCGATCCACCCTTCCCGGATGTGACGCTGGCCGAGCACTTCATCGACGGGCCGGCCGGAGCCGGGGCGTTGCGCATCCTGGTCATCAGCCCGCGCCTGCAGGCCACGGCCGCGCCGGGCCTGCTCTGGGTGCACGGCGGCGGGTATGTCATGGGCAGTGCCGATCAGGACTCGCTACAGGTCCAGCGTCTGGTGAGTGCGGTCGGCTGTGTCGCCGCGGTGGTCGACTACCGGCTCGCCCCGGAAACCCCACATCCCGGACCCATCGAGGACTGTCTGGCGGCGCTGCGGTGGCTGCACGACGCGGCAAGCACGATCGGAGTCGATGCGTCCCGGATCGGTGTGGCCGGCGAGAGCGCCGGAGGGGGACTGGCGGCGGCGCTGTGCCTGCTGAACCGGGATCTTCAGGCGGTGCCCGTGATCCTGCAGTTGTTGATCTACCCGATGCTGGACGACCGTACGGTGACCCATCCGGACCCCCACCCGTATACCGGTGAATTCGTCTGGAATGCGGACTCCAACCGGTTCGGCTGGGCCGCTCTGCTCGGCGAAGAGCCTGGCGGCCAAGACATCTCCCCGTACGCGGCGCCGGCGAGGGCGACGGATCTCAGCGGTCTCCCCCCCACGTACCTGGATGTCGGCACGCTGGACCTGTTCTTCGAGGAGGACGTGGACTACGCGCGACGCCTGGTCCGGGCGGGTGTCCCGACCGAATTGCACGTCTACCCGGGCGCCTTCCATGGATACCCCCGGGCGGAGACGTCCGCGGCCGCGATCGCCCACCAAGCAGCCGTCGAGGCAGCCCTGCGCCGGGGCCTGTCGGTCGGCTGA
- a CDS encoding LacI family DNA-binding transcriptional regulator — translation MSGSSPRPPQSTIKDVAARAHVSVGTVSNVLNRPETVSPGTRQQVLDAMKALGFVRHAGAAMLRRSHRTSMVGVIVLNAASPFFAEVAAGAEDVAREDDRLVVICSSAGDREREGRYFVALEAQRVAGIIVSPVGLRVPEVTSLRARGVAVVLLERQHPDFCSVEVNGRGGAEQAVGHLIGLGHREIAYVSPPLDIPQYRQRWEGAEAAAAGHALVHLVRTEVGPLGGTEAGSAAAADLLTRHPEITGFFCANDLVALGLMSGLARMGYRIPEDVSVVGFDDVEGARFGVVPLTTVRQPARELGRRATELMLAEAAAGPDHHHEHVVFDAELVIRESTGAPRTGGRPHSTPPDLTSHL, via the coding sequence GTGAGTGGCTCGTCGCCTCGCCCACCGCAGAGCACCATCAAGGATGTCGCGGCGAGGGCACACGTCAGCGTCGGCACCGTCAGCAATGTGCTGAACCGGCCGGAGACCGTGTCTCCGGGCACCCGCCAACAGGTGCTGGATGCCATGAAGGCCCTCGGCTTCGTTCGGCATGCCGGGGCCGCGATGCTCCGGCGCAGCCACCGCACCTCGATGGTCGGTGTGATCGTGTTGAACGCGGCCAGCCCGTTCTTCGCCGAGGTCGCTGCCGGCGCCGAAGACGTTGCCCGGGAGGATGATCGGCTCGTCGTCATCTGCAGTTCGGCGGGTGACCGCGAGCGTGAAGGGCGCTACTTCGTTGCACTCGAGGCGCAGCGGGTGGCCGGGATCATCGTCTCGCCGGTGGGCCTGCGTGTGCCCGAGGTGACGAGTCTGCGGGCCAGGGGCGTCGCGGTTGTCTTGCTGGAACGGCAACATCCCGACTTCTGCTCCGTAGAAGTCAACGGCCGCGGCGGAGCCGAACAGGCCGTCGGTCACCTGATCGGGCTCGGACACCGCGAGATCGCCTACGTCAGCCCCCCGCTGGACATTCCGCAGTACCGACAGCGGTGGGAAGGTGCCGAGGCGGCCGCAGCCGGCCATGCCTTGGTGCACCTGGTCCGGACCGAGGTTGGGCCGCTGGGCGGGACCGAGGCGGGCAGCGCAGCGGCGGCAGACCTGTTGACCCGCCACCCGGAGATCACCGGCTTCTTCTGTGCCAACGACCTGGTGGCTCTGGGACTGATGTCCGGCCTGGCCCGGATGGGTTACCGCATTCCCGAGGACGTCTCCGTCGTCGGTTTCGACGACGTCGAGGGCGCCCGGTTCGGAGTCGTGCCGCTGACCACCGTCCGCCAGCCGGCCCGCGAACTCGGCCGGAGGGCAACCGAACTGATGTTGGCCGAGGCCGCTGCGGGCCCAGATCATCACCACGAGCACGTCGTCTTCGATGCCGAACTGGTCATCCGCGAATCCACAGGTGCTCCGCGCACCGGCGGACGGCCGCACTCCACTCCTCCGGATCTCACTTCACATTTGTGA
- a CDS encoding ATP-binding cassette domain-containing protein — MSLEPALQPEPGTSDRLCPPEPTMVATHITKRFGAVVALADASIQIGNGEVLGLVGDNGAGKSTLLKILSGAIAPDSGTITLEGSEIQLRRPSDALHHGIETVYQDLALVDTMSAVQNIFLGREELSGRRGLRALNLVGDRSMRKQARQVLNELGVKVPSVNVGVKGMSGGQRQCLAIARAVLWGRKIVILDEPTAALGVRESGQVLDLITKMRGRGVGVIVVSHNMQQLMQVADRVTVMRLGRSIATRTVSDTSAQEIVGLITGAVPPDEHADQHATASVVGTPGS, encoded by the coding sequence ATGTCCCTCGAACCAGCGTTGCAGCCGGAGCCCGGCACCAGCGATCGGCTCTGTCCCCCTGAGCCCACGATGGTGGCCACGCACATCACCAAGCGATTCGGTGCTGTGGTTGCGCTGGCGGATGCCTCGATCCAGATCGGCAACGGTGAGGTCCTCGGGCTCGTCGGCGACAACGGAGCCGGCAAATCGACCCTGTTGAAGATTCTTTCGGGTGCGATTGCTCCGGACTCCGGCACGATCACACTGGAGGGTAGCGAGATACAGCTCCGGCGGCCGAGCGACGCTTTGCACCACGGAATCGAAACCGTCTACCAGGATCTCGCCCTCGTCGACACCATGAGCGCGGTGCAGAACATCTTCCTCGGCCGGGAGGAGCTGTCCGGCCGTCGCGGGCTGCGGGCTCTGAACCTGGTGGGGGACAGGTCCATGCGCAAACAGGCGCGTCAGGTACTGAACGAGCTCGGTGTCAAGGTGCCGTCGGTCAATGTCGGCGTCAAGGGCATGTCGGGTGGGCAGCGGCAATGCCTCGCGATCGCCCGGGCGGTGCTCTGGGGTCGCAAGATCGTCATCCTGGACGAACCGACCGCGGCCCTGGGCGTACGGGAATCGGGACAGGTCCTCGACCTGATCACCAAGATGCGCGGTCGGGGCGTCGGGGTAATCGTGGTCAGCCACAACATGCAGCAACTGATGCAGGTGGCGGACCGGGTCACCGTGATGCGCCTGGGTCGGTCGATCGCCACTCGAACAGTCTCCGACACCTCCGCCCAGGAGATCGTCGGTCTCATCACGGGAGCCGTCCCCCCGGACGAGCACGCCGATCAGCATGCCACCGCCTCGGTTGTCGGGACCCCCGGCAGCTAG